CTGGCGCGTTAAACAGGTGAAACCTACGCCGATTGGAGATGCGATCGCCACTCTGGCGCTCAGTGCCTACCACGATCAGGACTTTCAGTGGGAGTCTGAAGAGGATTTCACTCTGCCCTGGGGCGATTTTCAGCCCTACTTTCAGCCCTATTTTCCCGAATGGCAGCAAAACCTGCCCGCGCTCCAGCCCCTAGCGCATCAAACTGGAACCTACATTTTCAAAGTTTCGCTCGGAAAAATCTGGCGGCGACTGTCAATTTCGAGCGAGTCTACTCTAGAGGCATTGGGTGGCTTGATTCGAGAGTCGGTAGATTTCGACTCGGATCATCTCGATCTATTTTCCTTCAAAGACGCGATGGGTCGCACGGTTGAAATTCATCATCCCTACAACGACTGGCGCGACAGAAAAGCCAGTAACGAAGTGCTGATTGGCGACCTGCCTTTACAGCCTGGTATGTCGATGACTTACCTATTCGACTTTGGCGACTGCTGGGAGTTTAATGTGCAGCTTGAGGAAATTCAGCCTGGAAAACCCAAGCGGGGCAGCAACAAGATTTTGGAGCGCCACGGCAAAGCGCCGGAGCAATCTCCCAACTGGGAAAACGAATAGAAGGACTACCGGAGGCGATCGCCCGTCTCTGGATCAAACCCAACCAGCGCCCGCTCGTCGAACCGCAGCGAGAGGCGATCGCCCACCTGCACCGCCCGCTCCGGCGCAGCCAGCAGGTTGATCGGACGCGCCACCCCCGGCAGCTTTGCCCGCACCAGCGTTTCGCGGCCCAGCGGCTCCACCAGCGTCACCTGTGCCACCAGTCTGCCATCTTCCCCATCAGGCGCAATCCCATCGGGCGCAATCCCATCGGGCGCAATTTGCAACTGCTCTGGCCGGATGCCCAGGTTGATGGAGCGTTCAGGGCGATTCGCGACGCGTTCGCGCAAGCGGTGCGGCGCACTTTCCCTACGGGAATCGCCCAGCACCGACTGCAACTCTGCGGGACAGGGCAGGACTTGTTCGCCGATGTGCAGCCTATTCTCTAAATAGACCGCGTTTAGAAGATTCATTGGCGGATTGCCCACAAACGTCGCCACCATCTGATTTGCAGGCTGCTGGTAGATTTCCTGGGGTGGGCCGATTTGCTGAATCCGGCCCTGGTTTAGCACGACGATCTGATCCGCCAGGGTCATGGCTTCAGTCTGGTCGTGGGTGACGTAGATTGTGGTGATGCCAAGCTGCTGATGCAGTTGCTTCAGTTCAGCACGAGTGTCGTCGCGCAGTTGGGCATCCAGGTTGCTCAGCGGCTCGTCCATCAAAAACGCCTGGGGCTTGCGGGCGATCGCCCGACCCAGCGCCACCCGCTGCTGCTGCCCGCCGGAAAGTTGACCTGGCTTGCGATCGAGCAGGGGTGTCAATCCAAGCGACTGGGCCACCGCTTCGATGCGCGACTGGATCGTGCGGACATCCGCTCCCCGCATCCGCAGCCCAAAGGCCAGATTCTCCGCCACCGTCATGTGGGGATACAGCGCGTAGTTTTGGAACACCATCGCCACGTCGCGCTGGCGGGCAGGCAGGTCATTCACGCGGCGATCGCCAATATACAGATCGCCCGACGTAGCCATCTCCAGCCCCGCAATCGTCCGCAAAATCGTCGATTTGCCGCAGCCCGACGGCCCCACCATCACCCAAAACTGCCCATCGGGGACTTCAAAGGTAATATCGGCGATCGCCGTCGTTGCATTAAAGATTCGCGTAATTTGGTTCAGCGCAATTCGAGCCACAGAGCAAAAGGAGCAGTATTTTTCTATTCTCCATCTATCTAAAGAAGGAAAAACGAAAGAAGGAAAAACGAAAAACGAAAAACGAAAACCTGGTCTTCCCTCTTCCCTCTTCCCCTGGTTGCCTGACACAAGTCCCGAAAGCCCAGAAAATTCGTTGTCTTGGGATCGAAGCCCATAGCTCCTGAGTTGGAGCCGGAGGGCTTGGTCAGAGGAGCTTTTGGGCCAGCGTCCCCTACGAGAAATCAGGGGTTTCCAGAGATGTGTCAGGCAGTCAGCCTCTTCCCTCTTCGTTCTTCCCTCTTCCCTCTTCGTTCTTCCCTCTTCCCCCCGTTCAGTCAAGTTTGACAACGTTTTAGCCATTAAATGTAGCAAATCTTGCAAATCTCTTTAGACCCGGCATTCGTTTTGCCTCCGCGCTTAGAATAGGAAAATTATTCTCCACCCACCCAGGAGCAACTGTTATGACCGTGATCGCCGTTGTGGACTATGACATGGGCAACCTACACTCGGCCTGCAAAGGCTTGGCCAACGCTGGAGCCACTCCCCACGTCACCGATTCGGCCAAGGATATCGGACGGGCAGATGCCATTGTGCTGCCTGGTGTGGGCGCGTTTGACCCGGCAATTCAGCATTTGCGCGATCGCGACCTGATCTCGCCCCTCAAAGATGCGATCGCCAGCGGCAAACCCTTCCTGGGCATTTGCCTAGGGCTGCAAATCTTGCTGGACGGCAGCGAAGAAGGACGCGAACCGGGTCTGGGCATCGTCCCTGGTTGGGTGCGTCGTTTCCGCTATGAACCGGGCATCACCATTCCCCACATGGGCTGGAACCAGTTGCAGCTTCGGCAGCCCAATCTGCCCCTGTGGAACCAGCTTGCAGATGATCCCTGGGTCTATTTTGTCCACTCCTTCTATGCCGACCCTGCTGATGCAGGAGTGATTGCGGCTACGACCACCCACGGGTCGCAAACCGTAACCGCAGCGATCGCCCGCGACAACCTGATGGCTGTCCAGTTCCACCCCGAAAAATCCTCCGACACCGGGCTAAAGCTGCTGGCCAACTTCGTTGCCTCAGTGCAGGCCAAAGAACTTGCGGGTATTCGCGGCTAGCTGCCGACTGTCGGGGCGATCGCCCTATGGTGAACCCAAACTGGAGATCGGGGGGCAACAGACCCCCTATTTTTTTGCCGACCACTAACCATGTCTCTCCGCATCTATGGCAACCGCCTGATTAAAACCCTCCCTGGCGGCGACACCCGCCCCACGCCCTCGCGGGTACGGCAAGCGCTGTTCAATATTTGGCAAGGGGAAATCGAGGGCTGCCGCTGGCTGGATTTGTGCAGCGGCAGTGGCTCAATGGGGGCCGAAGCGCTCTGTCGCGGCGCGGTGCTGGTCGTGGGCATCGAGCAGTCTGGGCGGGCCGCCGCCGTGGTCACAGAAAACTGGCAAACTGTCGCCAAACCGGATCAGCAGTTTCGGCTGCTGCGCGGCGATGTGCGGCAAATGCTACCAAAACTGAGCGGGCAACGCTTCGACCGGATTTACTTTGACCCGCCCTACGCCAGTGAGTTGTATGAACCCGTACTGGAGGCGATCGCCCGTCATCAGCTTCTGGCCCCCGATGGCGAACTGGCGGTCGAACACGGGGGCGATCGCTTTTCTGAAACGGCCCTAGCGACCCTGCTGCCCCGCATCGCGCCCCTAGTTCCCTGCCGCGAGAAGGTCTATGGCAATACGGCGCTGATGTTTTTTGGGTGGCAAGATGAGGGGTTGGCGTGAATGGGGGTTGAAGGAGTCGAGCAAGTTATAAAAAGAGACCCCCAAAAGGGCCTCCATTCCGACAATTTTCCAGAAATTTCTAGCGGTAGTTCACAAGGTTTTTTTCAAGGGTTGCTGGGGTGCGTCTCAAATGTCCCCTGCGAGATCTCACTTGGCTATTGCGTACACACATCTCGACTGCCTATATCAAGCTCTGAAAGATCCCCCTGAATCCCCCTTGATAAGGGGGACTTTCGAGCCAATTCTCCCTGCTGCGGGTCACTCCGGATACAGTCCCCCCCTTGTTTAAGGGGGGCTAGGGGGGATCAAAGCATCGCCGCTTAGGCATACAAGACTTGTGTGTACACAGTAACTCAACACGGAGAGCGGGCAGAGGGTGTCTACAGACCCAACTGGTCGCCCCGGCGATATTGCAGATAAGCCGCGACAAACAGACCAGCCAGCGTCACGGGAATCAAGCCCAACACAATTCCAGAAAGCAGCGGTTCAACCACGGTTCGATCTCCTTAACGTTAAGTCAAATTTTAGCAACGAATGGTTGAGCAGTCAGCCCTGGGGCGATTTTTTGGCACGGCTTTTAAGGTTTTTTACGTTTTCGCTCGCCCCTTCTCAGAAAAGGGCGATCGCCCTCTCATCTAATCCACTCCGCCAGGACTTGGGGTCGCAACCGTCAGACCCAGCAAAACCTTGCTATTTGCACTCCTTAAATAAATCTGTGCAGAGTTGCCGTCTCCGCTCAAGAAACTTTAAGCTAGGTTATAAATCGAAACGCTATTCACACCCCGCCTTGACCCCGAATCTCTTGAACGAGCCTATTCTAGAATCGCAAGTGACGAGTGCAGCCAGCGATGCTCCGGATCGGTCGCGGCAAGCACTCTGGTTGCTGCTGGGTTCGGCGGTGGTAATGCTGGTGGCGATCGCCGCCCTGCTGCTGCTCCGCCATCCCGACCCCTACGTGCGGAGCGTGCTGGCTCTAGAGGGCAACCCGTCCCAGGGGCAAGTTATTTTCCAGATGAACTGTGCAACCTGCCACGGATTGACGGGGGATGGCGTAGTCGGCCCCAGCCTGCATCATGTTTCCGCCCGCAAGTCTCGCATCAAGCTAATCGAGCAGGTAATCAGCGGCAAAACACCCCCCATGCCCCAGTTCCAGCCCAACGCTCAGGAAATGGCGGATTTGCTGGAATATCTTGAGTCCTTATAGCGAGAGTCTTGATAGCAAGAGTCTTTGGCAGCAAGTCCTCATAGCAGTTTCTAGGTACTGGGTGCATCTTCAAACTTATAGCCCACGCCGATTACCGTTTTCACAAAGCTCGGCGTTGCTGGGTCAAACTCAATTTTTTTCCGCAAGCGGGCGATGTGCGTATCTACCACGCGCTCATCCCCAAAGAAATCGCTACCCCAGAGTTTCTCAATCAACTGGGCCCGGTTCCACACGCGGCCGGGATAGCTCATAAAGGTAGTCAACAGGTCAAATTCCAGCGTAGTCAGGTCAAGCCGTTCGCTTTTCTGTCCTGGCCCGTCGCCGTGGCGATAGGCCGCCCGCTGGTCTACGTCTACCGTAAAATGCTGCGTGTGGTAGGTCTTGCTCTGTCCGCCTTGGCGCAGGGTGCGCCGCAGCAGCGCCCGGACGCGGGCCACCAGTTCTCGCGGACTAAACGGCTTCACCATATAGTCATCGGCTCCAGTAGACAGGCCGATTACGCGATCCATCTCTTCGCCCTTTGCCGTCAGCATTAGAATGTAGGGGTCTTTGTGGCCGGGCTTTTGGCGAATGCGGGCACACACCTCAAGCCCGTCCAGTTCTGGCAGCATCAAGTCCAGAATAATCAAGTCGGGCTGGAGTTCTTGAAATACGCGAATGGCC
The Thermoleptolyngbya sichuanensis A183 DNA segment above includes these coding regions:
- a CDS encoding ABC transporter ATP-binding protein, with translation MARIALNQITRIFNATTAIADITFEVPDGQFWVMVGPSGCGKSTILRTIAGLEMATSGDLYIGDRRVNDLPARQRDVAMVFQNYALYPHMTVAENLAFGLRMRGADVRTIQSRIEAVAQSLGLTPLLDRKPGQLSGGQQQRVALGRAIARKPQAFLMDEPLSNLDAQLRDDTRAELKQLHQQLGITTIYVTHDQTEAMTLADQIVVLNQGRIQQIGPPQEIYQQPANQMVATFVGNPPMNLLNAVYLENRLHIGEQVLPCPAELQSVLGDSRRESAPHRLRERVANRPERSINLGIRPEQLQIAPDGIAPDGIAPDGEDGRLVAQVTLVEPLGRETLVRAKLPGVARPINLLAAPERAVQVGDRLSLRFDERALVGFDPETGDRLR
- the hisH gene encoding imidazole glycerol phosphate synthase subunit HisH, producing MTVIAVVDYDMGNLHSACKGLANAGATPHVTDSAKDIGRADAIVLPGVGAFDPAIQHLRDRDLISPLKDAIASGKPFLGICLGLQILLDGSEEGREPGLGIVPGWVRRFRYEPGITIPHMGWNQLQLRQPNLPLWNQLADDPWVYFVHSFYADPADAGVIAATTTHGSQTVTAAIARDNLMAVQFHPEKSSDTGLKLLANFVASVQAKELAGIRG
- the rsmD gene encoding 16S rRNA (guanine(966)-N(2))-methyltransferase RsmD, with amino-acid sequence MSLRIYGNRLIKTLPGGDTRPTPSRVRQALFNIWQGEIEGCRWLDLCSGSGSMGAEALCRGAVLVVGIEQSGRAAAVVTENWQTVAKPDQQFRLLRGDVRQMLPKLSGQRFDRIYFDPPYASELYEPVLEAIARHQLLAPDGELAVEHGGDRFSETALATLLPRIAPLVPCREKVYGNTALMFFGWQDEGLA
- the petG gene encoding cytochrome b6-f complex subunit V codes for the protein MVEPLLSGIVLGLIPVTLAGLFVAAYLQYRRGDQLGL
- a CDS encoding c-type cytochrome, with protein sequence MLGSAVVMLVAIAALLLLRHPDPYVRSVLALEGNPSQGQVIFQMNCATCHGLTGDGVVGPSLHHVSARKSRIKLIEQVISGKTPPMPQFQPNAQEMADLLEYLESL
- a CDS encoding response regulator transcription factor; this translates as MDILIVEDEAEIAQLIQLYLEKEGFSCRVCSDGQTAIRVFQELQPDLIILDLMLPELDGLEVCARIRQKPGHKDPYILMLTAKGEEMDRVIGLSTGADDYMVKPFSPRELVARVRALLRRTLRQGGQSKTYHTQHFTVDVDQRAAYRHGDGPGQKSERLDLTTLEFDLLTTFMSYPGRVWNRAQLIEKLWGSDFFGDERVVDTHIARLRKKIEFDPATPSFVKTVIGVGYKFEDAPST